One Vallitalea pronyensis genomic region harbors:
- a CDS encoding ABC transporter permease: protein MIIIPLLFLLIFKYGPMLGNIIAFRRYKPSGSAWGVDWVGLKYFKMFIGDKIFWNAFTNTLVLSFGSLLVNMPIAIIFALLFNELSHKFIKRVVQSSTFFPSLLSTVVIIGIAIEVMSPSTGIINHLLQSVGLIKEPIYFVNDPKYYRIIYILTATWKSTGANAIIYIAALSNVDLTLYDAAMVDGANRWKQTWHITLPAMKNVISVTLILSLGRVLTLGTEKTLLLMTPNNSGVSEIISTYVYNIGIVGNNYSYAAAIGLFNAAVGLILVLSTRAISRKIDDDAIL, encoded by the coding sequence ATGATTATCATACCTTTACTATTTCTTTTAATATTTAAGTATGGACCAATGCTAGGCAATATCATCGCTTTTAGGAGGTACAAGCCAAGCGGGTCAGCTTGGGGCGTTGATTGGGTAGGGTTGAAATACTTTAAGATGTTTATTGGGGATAAGATTTTTTGGAATGCCTTTACCAACACATTGGTGTTAAGTTTTGGTAGTCTTTTAGTGAATATGCCGATAGCTATTATCTTTGCATTGTTGTTTAATGAGTTGAGCCATAAATTCATTAAGCGGGTTGTTCAAAGTTCAACATTCTTTCCTTCGTTACTGTCAACGGTGGTTATTATTGGAATTGCTATTGAAGTCATGTCACCTTCAACAGGCATCATCAACCATCTATTACAGTCAGTAGGTCTCATAAAAGAACCCATATACTTTGTAAATGATCCAAAATATTATAGAATCATATACATTTTGACAGCCACATGGAAATCCACAGGTGCAAATGCCATTATCTACATCGCTGCCCTATCGAATGTGGATTTAACCTTATATGATGCAGCCATGGTTGACGGTGCTAACCGCTGGAAGCAAACATGGCATATTACCTTACCAGCTATGAAAAATGTTATTTCTGTTACATTAATACTAAGTTTAGGTCGGGTATTAACATTAGGTACTGAAAAAACCCTTCTATTAATGACACCCAACAACTCTGGCGTCAGCGAAATCATCAGCACCTATGTGTATAACATAGGTATCGTCGGCAACAACTATAGCTACGCAGCTGCTATAGGACTTTTTAATGCCGCCGTTGGTCTTATCTTGGTGCTGTCTACAAGGGCCATATCAAGGAAAATTGATGATGACGCAATACTATAA
- a CDS encoding carbohydrate ABC transporter permease, translating to MGTELYRKSKGYKIFGIVNAVVLIIFCALCLYPFLYTLALSFSSREFVETGSIALLPKGFNLAAYVRAFEEPGFIRGLFNSVFYTVAGAFISVTVSSMLAFALTNKEVKGRNVFLLMVIITMFFSGGIIPNFLLLKQLNLINKMWSLILPVAINPFFFLVIYSNMMSIPTEMKEAAMIDGLSPFKIFYKIYLPLCQATIATVTLFTSLFMWNNWFTASIYLFDRDKFPVMLVLRNMIVGGNTTSEDIIDTLTVSSQSLTSAATVVVAIPIVILYMLLSKYFEKGLTLGGVKG from the coding sequence ATGGGAACAGAATTATATAGAAAATCCAAAGGATATAAAATCTTTGGCATTGTTAATGCAGTTGTTTTGATTATTTTTTGCGCCTTATGTTTATACCCGTTTTTGTACACACTTGCATTGTCTTTTAGTAGCCGTGAATTTGTTGAAACTGGCTCCATTGCACTGTTACCAAAAGGATTTAACTTGGCTGCTTATGTAAGGGCCTTTGAAGAGCCTGGTTTCATAAGAGGATTGTTTAACTCCGTGTTTTATACGGTAGCAGGTGCTTTTATATCGGTAACGGTATCATCCATGCTTGCCTTTGCCTTAACCAATAAAGAAGTGAAAGGGAGAAATGTATTTCTTTTAATGGTGATCATTACCATGTTTTTCTCTGGCGGCATTATCCCAAACTTTTTGCTCTTAAAGCAACTTAACCTGATTAACAAAATGTGGTCCCTAATACTGCCAGTGGCCATTAATCCATTTTTCTTTTTGGTCATCTATTCAAATATGATGTCCATACCTACTGAAATGAAAGAAGCTGCCATGATCGATGGCTTATCACCTTTCAAAATTTTTTATAAAATATATTTGCCCCTTTGTCAGGCGACAATAGCTACGGTTACACTCTTCACTTCATTATTTATGTGGAACAATTGGTTTACGGCCAGTATCTATCTCTTTGATCGGGATAAATTTCCTGTCATGCTGGTATTAAGAAACATGATTGTTGGGGGAAATACCACATCAGAAGATATCATTGATACCCTAACCGTATCTTCACAGTCTCTCACATCTGCTGCAACAGTAGTGGTGGCCATACCCATCGTTATTTTATACATGCTCTTATCCAAGTATTTTGAGAAAGGGCTCACATTGGGTGGCGTAAAAGGATAA
- a CDS encoding glycoside hydrolase family 3 C-terminal domain-containing protein gives MIKQLVQQMTLEEKASLCSGSDFWHTQPIERLNIPAVMVSDGPHGLRKQDDKADHLAVNESIKAVCFPAGCATAASFDRQLLMTMGEAIGESCQAEKLSVVLGPAVNIKRSPLCGRNFEYFSEDPYLTSEMATSFIHGVQSKNVGTSLKHYAANNQEHRRMSSSSEVDERTMREIYLAAFEKPVMDAKPWTVMCSYNKINGTYASESRKYLTEILRDEWGFDGYVVSDWGATADRVQGIIAGMDLEMPSSAGINDRRIVEAVKNGELDEDLLDQTVERILTINYRYLENAKPDTKWDKEAQHALSAHLAAECMVLLKNEDHVLPLSKTDDIAFIGEFAQKPRFQGGGSSHINCFKITSALEAVKDMAQVTYAKGYDLLTDTTNDTLIKEAVAAAKQAKVAVVFAGLPDIYESEGYDRTHMGLPDCQNEVIRRVAEANPNTVVVLHNGSPVEMPWVDDVKGILEAYLGGQAVGLATTRILFGEANPCGKLPETFPKKLEDNPSYIFYGGEKNIAEYREGVFVGYRYYDKKNMDVCFPFGFGLSYTTFAYSHLVVDKETIKDTETVTVSVDVTNTGHVAGKEVVQLYIADHESTVIRPIKELKEFEKVALMPGETKTVTFFLDKRAFAYWNTHIHDWHVETGTFDILIGQSSQDIHCRQTIDVQSTVKLPVDYDMNSILLDLLSDPDAKAIIEPLMLDMMKKLMAQDEDADKAGNEAITLEMSKAMMQYMPLRAIVSFGNGQVSPEQLAMLLKKINNPEE, from the coding sequence ATGATTAAACAGTTAGTACAACAAATGACACTGGAGGAAAAAGCCTCCTTATGTTCCGGTTCAGACTTTTGGCACACCCAACCCATAGAACGTCTGAATATACCTGCTGTTATGGTAAGCGATGGTCCTCATGGACTTCGTAAACAAGATGACAAGGCGGATCATCTGGCTGTCAATGAAAGCATTAAAGCCGTATGTTTTCCAGCTGGTTGTGCCACGGCTGCATCCTTTGACCGTCAGCTGCTAATGACCATGGGTGAAGCTATTGGAGAATCTTGTCAGGCAGAAAAGCTCAGTGTTGTTCTAGGACCTGCCGTGAACATTAAGCGTTCACCCCTCTGTGGACGAAACTTTGAATATTTCTCGGAAGACCCCTACCTTACGAGTGAAATGGCCACATCTTTTATTCATGGTGTCCAATCCAAAAATGTGGGGACAAGCCTAAAGCATTATGCAGCTAATAATCAAGAGCATCGGAGGATGTCCTCTAGCTCTGAAGTGGACGAACGCACCATGAGAGAAATTTATTTAGCCGCTTTTGAAAAGCCTGTAATGGATGCCAAACCATGGACCGTCATGTGTTCATACAATAAAATTAATGGCACCTACGCTTCTGAGAGTCGAAAATATTTGACAGAAATCCTTCGCGATGAATGGGGCTTTGATGGCTATGTAGTCAGTGATTGGGGCGCAACAGCTGATCGCGTGCAAGGCATTATTGCTGGGATGGATCTCGAGATGCCTTCTAGTGCAGGCATCAATGACAGACGTATTGTTGAGGCTGTCAAAAACGGTGAATTAGACGAAGACCTACTTGATCAAACAGTGGAGCGTATTCTAACCATTAATTATCGGTATCTGGAAAATGCAAAGCCTGATACAAAATGGGATAAGGAAGCTCAACATGCTTTATCTGCTCATTTAGCAGCAGAGTGTATGGTTCTACTAAAAAATGAGGACCATGTTTTACCACTTAGCAAAACAGATGACATTGCCTTTATAGGTGAATTTGCTCAAAAACCTCGTTTTCAAGGGGGCGGCAGTTCTCATATTAACTGTTTCAAAATCACCAGTGCACTTGAAGCCGTGAAAGATATGGCACAAGTAACTTACGCTAAAGGTTATGATTTATTAACAGATACAACCAATGATACACTTATTAAGGAAGCTGTGGCAGCAGCAAAGCAGGCTAAGGTTGCTGTGGTCTTTGCTGGATTACCTGATATCTATGAATCGGAGGGCTATGACCGAACGCATATGGGTTTACCTGACTGTCAAAATGAAGTGATTAGGCGTGTTGCAGAGGCAAATCCCAATACAGTTGTTGTGCTTCATAACGGTTCCCCCGTAGAGATGCCATGGGTAGATGATGTGAAAGGTATCCTTGAAGCTTACCTTGGTGGTCAGGCTGTAGGTTTGGCAACAACCCGCATACTCTTTGGAGAAGCAAATCCTTGTGGTAAGCTACCAGAAACCTTCCCCAAAAAACTAGAAGACAACCCTTCTTATATCTTCTATGGCGGCGAAAAAAACATAGCCGAGTATCGTGAAGGTGTGTTTGTGGGTTATCGCTATTATGATAAAAAGAACATGGATGTATGCTTCCCATTTGGTTTTGGCTTATCTTATACCACTTTTGCATATAGTCATTTAGTCGTAGATAAAGAAACCATTAAGGATACGGAGACAGTTACTGTTTCGGTGGATGTAACGAATACAGGCCATGTAGCCGGTAAAGAGGTGGTACAGCTCTATATTGCAGACCATGAGAGTACGGTTATTCGACCCATAAAAGAACTTAAGGAATTTGAAAAAGTAGCGTTAATGCCAGGCGAAACTAAGACAGTGACATTCTTTTTAGATAAACGTGCTTTTGCCTATTGGAATACACACATTCATGATTGGCATGTAGAAACAGGTACATTTGATATTTTGATTGGTCAATCATCTCAGGACATTCATTGTCGTCAAACCATTGACGTACAATCAACAGTGAAATTACCTGTTGACTATGACATGAACAGTATCTTGCTGGATTTACTATCAGACCCTGATGCAAAAGCTATTATTGAACCCCTCATGTTGGACATGATGAAAAAACTGATGGCACAGGATGAGGATGCAGATAAAGCGGGTAACGAAGCCATCACTTTAGAGATGAGTAAAGCCATGATGCAGTATATGCCTCTTCGGGCCATTGTTAGTTTTGGAAATGGACAGGTTTCACCTGAACAGTTGGCCATGCTACTTAAGAAGATAAATAACCCAGAAGAATAG
- a CDS encoding sulfatase produces the protein MKAIMLMYDSLNRHYLPCYGGSDVKVPNFERLAKKTVTFDNCYAGSLPCMPARRELHTGRYNFLHRSWGPVEPYDDSMPEILKKNGIYTHMVSDHQHYWEDGGCTYHTRYSSWEIARGQEGDQWKGQVREPEVPDTLFSEKTKFMTSLMKKMGVTNIHRHDDINRQYLDTEDKMPQAVTFKNGLAFMETNRDDDNWFLQIETFDPHEPFFAPERFKDLYPDVDYDGPLTDWPPYAPVDQGPHEINHVRNQYKALLSMCDDYLGLVLDMMDKYDMWKDTMLIVNTDHGFLLGEHDWWGKGVMPIYNEIAHTPFFVWDPRLQVKNEHRSSLVQTIDIAPTLLDFFDVKIPDSMMGKPLKGVIADDSPVRQYGLFGFHGSHINITDGKYLYMRGPADRSNAPLYDYTLMPTHMRSMFHVNELQNIELEEPFDFTKGCRTMKIEVKKGGFVNPAQYGSKLFDLSKDPNQTIELDNDALEVTCVQAMKKIMQANDAPPEQYVRMGIPEDRDYTLDYHRQLKKEIQESEAIPGMEHYTFELGAYNQLYTLLNTSPENRREKILEDFKRSLDRISNKNITQEDIMVFANKLPISSEEKAMTGYFLGIAGRHK, from the coding sequence ATGAAAGCCATTATGTTAATGTACGATTCACTCAACCGCCATTACTTGCCTTGTTATGGTGGGAGTGATGTTAAAGTACCCAACTTTGAGCGCTTAGCAAAAAAGACGGTCACTTTTGACAACTGTTATGCAGGCTCTTTACCCTGTATGCCTGCACGTCGAGAACTGCATACAGGCAGATACAACTTTCTTCATCGAAGTTGGGGACCTGTAGAACCCTACGATGACTCCATGCCAGAGATCCTAAAGAAAAATGGGATATACACCCATATGGTATCCGATCACCAACATTATTGGGAAGATGGGGGTTGTACCTATCACACACGATATAGTTCATGGGAAATAGCAAGAGGTCAAGAAGGTGACCAATGGAAAGGTCAAGTACGTGAACCAGAGGTACCTGATACACTATTTTCAGAAAAAACCAAGTTCATGACATCCTTAATGAAAAAAATGGGTGTAACCAATATTCATAGGCATGATGATATTAACCGTCAGTATTTGGATACGGAAGATAAGATGCCTCAAGCAGTTACTTTTAAGAATGGCCTTGCGTTTATGGAAACCAATCGTGATGATGATAACTGGTTTTTACAAATAGAAACGTTTGATCCCCATGAGCCTTTTTTTGCTCCTGAACGTTTTAAAGACCTGTATCCAGATGTGGATTATGATGGGCCTTTAACGGATTGGCCACCTTATGCACCTGTGGATCAAGGACCTCATGAAATTAACCATGTAAGAAATCAATACAAAGCCCTGTTGTCCATGTGTGATGATTACTTGGGACTTGTGTTAGATATGATGGATAAATACGATATGTGGAAGGATACCATGCTTATCGTGAATACGGACCATGGCTTTCTGTTAGGTGAACACGATTGGTGGGGTAAAGGTGTTATGCCTATCTATAACGAGATTGCCCATACCCCTTTCTTTGTATGGGACCCAAGATTACAGGTGAAGAACGAGCACCGTTCATCTCTTGTACAGACAATTGATATCGCTCCTACATTATTAGATTTCTTTGATGTAAAAATACCCGATTCCATGATGGGTAAACCCTTAAAAGGAGTTATTGCTGATGATTCGCCAGTACGTCAATATGGTTTGTTCGGATTTCACGGCAGCCATATTAACATCACCGATGGCAAGTATCTCTATATGCGTGGTCCTGCTGATAGAAGCAATGCACCTCTTTACGACTATACCCTTATGCCCACCCATATGCGTAGCATGTTTCATGTTAATGAACTACAAAATATTGAATTGGAAGAGCCTTTTGACTTCACCAAAGGCTGCCGAACAATGAAAATAGAAGTAAAAAAAGGTGGCTTTGTCAATCCTGCCCAGTATGGTTCTAAACTATTTGATCTGAGCAAAGACCCTAATCAAACAATAGAGTTGGATAATGATGCCTTAGAGGTTACATGCGTTCAAGCCATGAAAAAAATAATGCAAGCCAATGATGCACCGCCAGAACAATATGTAAGGATGGGTATACCAGAAGACAGGGATTATACGCTGGATTATCATAGACAGCTTAAAAAAGAAATACAAGAATCAGAAGCCATACCAGGCATGGAGCACTATACGTTTGAACTGGGCGCTTATAATCAATTATACACTTTATTGAATACATCGCCTGAAAATAGGAGAGAAAAAATACTGGAAGATTTCAAAAGGAGTTTGGATAGGATAAGTAATAAAAACATAACCCAAGAGGATATTATGGTTTTTGCAAATAAGCTGCCCATTTCATCTGAAGAAAAAGCAATGACAGGGTATTTTTTAGGTATTGCAGGAAGACATAAGTAG